The genomic region ATTCTTCAAACCCGCATGTCATATATAAACTTGATGCTGTTAGTTCATGAAAGGGGAACTTTCTTTTCATGCTCACACAGTAGATTACCTTTGGAAACTTACATTATAGCGGTAACATATAAGATAAATCTATAAATCTCAGATTAACTGACAACTTTGAATCATAGTTGAACTGTGTAATGGATGATGTCAGGTATGATgtattaaaacagaacagattGAAACTGACAACTGTGAATCACAGGAAAAACATTGATTATATTCAAACTAGCCGTCATGAACTGCACACTGTGTGCtttaattagtcattttaatgtAGTAATCCTTATTTGTTAGTTTCGTTCCCAAACCAATAAAACATATGTTGATTAATCTTTTTGAATTTTCTATTTCTCTAATAACTCTATCGCTcacttttactttgtgtttgtaaattgttttatttccttttctcctttaatCATCAAGTTTATTTTATACTGTGACAGTGAGATCAGCAATAAGACAACTGTCAGGCCAAGAGGAAACATTCAACTTCAGCTAAAATACCTGTTGAACATTATGGTGAATGTTTGTTGAACAGAGAccagtgttcagtgtttgaaGGTCCttcactctgattggctgctgttAAAGTTGTGCTCTGtttattcttttctatttcagATCTTCAGATCACTGTGAAACCTGGAGACAGTGTTACTCTGCCATGCCAAGTTGACAAAGCCAACGCTGAAGCAGTGAAATGGACCGTAGGGAAAGAAAGACTCTGTCTAAACCGAAACCACAACAGAAAAAGGTGTGAGAATGTGGCTTCATCCTATGAGAATCGGGTGGAGATGGCTGGTCTTTGGAAGGAGAATGGGAACGCATCTTTGGAACTGATCAATGCTACTGTTAGtgatactggaacatatgagtgttcTGTTGGAAATGGAGGTGACACTGACCCCATCACCACCATCAAGctgacagttgaaccaggtgagttagagtgtgtgtgtgtgtgtgtgtgtgtgtgtgtgtgtgtgtgtgtgtgtgtgtgtgtgtgtgtgtgtgtgtgtgtgtgtgtgtgtgtgtgtgtgtgtgtgtgtgtggatcagagttgaagctgcttcctggttgttgatgtgagagtgaaacatcacagatcagatgttggtgttgatgagactttgtagaaaacagctggtatgagtgatgggatcaaagtgcagtagataatgtctgacaggagtttgaagaggaaatggattctgttgtgttcttcactcatcacctacctgacacctgctgactcactgctgcttctcatctacAGGTACCAACAAGGATgaaggagacaaggatggaggagacaaggatggaggagacaaggatggaggaaacAACGATGGAGaagacaaggatggaggagacaagagTGGACATGTTGGACTAATAGTCGATCTGCTAGTTGTCCTGCTTCTTGTTGCTGTTGGTGGTTTTGTGATctatagaaaatgtaaagtcAAAAAgaattttgttatttaataaaaatcagTCCACTTGACTGACAGACTCGAACCAAAACAAACTTCAGGGGACAAACAAACTGTGGTGAACAGTTGGAACTGAACTGCTCAAACCTAAAATCTGAGCTGGACCTAAGAAGAGACTGAACTTATGTGGATTTGTTTAATGTGCAGTTATTCAATGGAGGCAGTGGAGACAAATGTGTATTCAGACAAGAGTTTTTACTCCTTCATTAAAACTGTTGAAGCTGTTTCTTTTGATACAGTTACCCTAAAATACACCTGATTACAGAAATAAGGGGGCCTGATCCACCATGTCCAGAACACCTGGTCCAATAAATTGACTTAAATTTGAAGAGTAATGTCTTCATTCCATAtgttctgtttgtatttaaGTTCATAAACAAAGCTGATTTCTCCCTGATTACAAGGCCTGAGGACAAGTTCTGCTATTTATGataaagaacaaactaaaaccaacaagCTCAAACTGAGAATTCTTATTTCACTGCCTGCACGCCCTGTATTTGTGAACGATTCATTCATGCTGCTTTACAGTTTAGTCAGCGTTCAGTagggagcagctgctgcagatctGCACAGAACAAATTGGACAATCACACTTTCATTACGTTTTTTACCAACTTGTAGGTTTAACCATAAAACATCCCAAAACACAGATCAGAATAAACAGCATCAGCGTCTtccagtgtgtgcatgtaccaTCATAGTTGGTTCTtttaacattataaatcaaaaCATGTCTGGCAACACCACTGCTGTGGACGCTGTTATGTGGGAACACAATAAATCTTGATTTTATGTGGGCCTGtatctattttctttcttccttcctttcttttattGAGTGTTTAAGTATTTTCCACAGTGTGGAAATAATGGATGGATCCGATCAAAGCTTAACCTTTTAAGACCCCAGCTCtaatttgatttgcatttttttatttctcttagcTTTTTGGGCTCATTGGCATCTGgtaagtataaaaactaagcatcatcttttcacaaacagtttcaggaagacatcatatgcctacaacattaaattatgacacattcaaaacatttttcaaccAGCcatgcccttttctttacattacCTAACGTGATGTACACGTATGTGTACGACAGGTCCTAAGAGGTTAAATCAGTTTTAGTAATATATAAACACAAGGAACCCAAGGAAGTGCCTAACACTGTCAGCACTTTTTAAACCACATGATTACCCACAGCTTACTTGTGCCACTCAAACAGGCTCATACTACTTCTCTCTACAGGGAGGTGTGTTATCTTGGTGAAGCTGAGAGCATGGTCACGCCTTTTGACCTCCTGCTTTAGAAAGATCAGCCAGTTGTTGTTCTTTCAGACTGGCTGGAACTAATGGCCTCTTTATTCtatgttgctttatttttaggGTTGGCTTTTCTCCACCTTTTTGCATGT from Anabas testudineus chromosome 18, fAnaTes1.2, whole genome shotgun sequence harbors:
- the LOC113168202 gene encoding pheromone-processing carboxypeptidase KEX1-like; the protein is MRWRTVKNDLQITVKPGDSVTLPCQVDKANAEAVKWTVGKERLCLNRNHNRKRCENVASSYENRVEMAGLWKENGNASLELINATVSDTGTYECSVGNGGDTDPITTIKLTVEPGTNKDEGDKDGGDKDGGDKDGGNNDGEDKDGGDKSGHVGLIVDLLVVLLLVAVGGFVIYRKCKVKKNFVI